The Meles meles chromosome 6, mMelMel3.1 paternal haplotype, whole genome shotgun sequence genome has a window encoding:
- the CHRNB4 gene encoding neuronal acetylcholine receptor subunit beta-4, translating into MRTAQPLVLLSLVALCRRGDCRVANAEERLVDDLLNRTRYNSLIRPAASSAQLVSIQLQLSLAQLISVNEREQIMTTNVWLKQEWTDYRLAWNSSRYEGVNILRLPAKRIWLPDIVLYNNADGTYEVSLYTNVVVRANGSIFWLPPAIYKSACKIEVKHFPFDQQNCSLKFRSWTYDHTEIDMVLRSPTASMDDFTPSGEWDIVALPGRRTVNPQDPSYVDVTYDFVIRRKPLFYTINLIIPCVLITSLAVLVFYLPSDCGEKMTLCISVLLALTVFLLLISKIVPPTSLDVPLIGKYLMFTMVLVTFSIVTSVCVLNVHHRSPSTHTMAPWVRRCFLHRLPAFLFMKRPDGGPSRTPPPGLPRLAQPDATGAPHLYGDSMYFMNPASAAPKSPVGSGSASGSSSDAAGPARDSRLRSSGRGRRDVQEALEGVSFIAQHMQSDDRDQSVIEDWKYVAMVVDRLFLWVFVVVCVLGTVGLFLPPLFQTHTPSEGP; encoded by the exons ATGAGGACTGCGCAGCCCCTGGTCCTTCTCTCCCTGGTTGCCCTTTGCCGGCGCG GGGACTGCCGTGTGGCCAATGCAGAGGAGAGGCTCGTGGATGACCTTCTGAACAGAACGCGCTACAACAGCCTCATCCGGCCGGCCGCCAGCTCGGCACAGCTCGTCTCCATCCAGCTGCAGCTGTCCCTGGCCCAGCTCATCAGCGTG AATGAGCGAGAACAGATCATGACCACCAACGTCTGGCTGAAACAG GAGTGGACTGACTACCGCCTGGCCTGGAACAGCTCCCGCTACGAAGGTGTGAACATCCTGCGGCTCCCGGCCAAGCGCATCTGGCTTCCAGACATCGTGCTTTACAACAA CGCCGACGGGACCTACGAGGTGTCCCTCTACACCAACGTGGTGGTGCGCGCCAACGGCAGCATCTTCTGGCTGCCGCCCGCCATCTACAAGAGCGCCTGCAAGATCGAGGTGAAGCACTTCCCGTTCGACCAGCAGAACTGCAGCCTCAAGTTCCGCTCCTGGACTTACGACCACACGGAGATCGACATGGTGCTCCGGTCGCCCACGGCCAGCATGGACGACTTCACCCCCAGCGGCGAGTGGGACATCGTGGCGCTGCCGGGCCGGCGGACCGTGAACCCGCAGGACCCCAGCTACGTGGACGTGACCTACGACTTCGTCATCCGCCGCAAGCCGCTCTTCTACACGATCAACCTCATCATCCCGTGCGTGCTCATCACCTCGCTGGCCGTCCTCGTCTTCTACCTGCCGTCCGACTGCGGCGAGAAGATGACGCTGTGCATCTCCGTGCTGCTGGCGCTCACCGTCTTCCTGCTGCTCATCTCCAAGATCGTGCCGCCCACCTCCCTGGACGTGCCGCTCATCGGCAAGTACCTCATGTTCACCATGGTGCTCGTCACCTTCTCCATCGTCACCAGCGTGTGCGTGCTCAACGTGCACCACCGCTCGCCCAGCACGCACACCATGGCGCCCTGGGTCCGCCGCTGCTTCCTGCACCGGCTGCCCGCCTTCCTCTTCATGAAGCGCCCGGACGGCGGCCCCTCGAGGACGCCCCCGCCCGGCCTGCCTCGCCTCGCCCAGCCCGACGCCACTGGCGCCCCCCACCTCTACGGGGACTCCATGTACTTCATGAACCCCGCCTCTGCGGCCCCCAAGTCCCCGGTGGGCTCAGGCTCGGCCTCTGGCTCCAGCTCAGATGCAGCGGGCCCGGCCCGGGATTCCCGGCTGAGGTCGTCTGGGAGGGGCCGGCGGGACGTGCAGGAGGCTCTAGAGGGCGTCAGCTTCATTGCCCAGCACATGCAGAGTGATGACCGAGACCAGAGC